A region from the Mucilaginibacter sp. CSA2-8R genome encodes:
- a CDS encoding TonB-dependent receptor: MIIALVQASAKGYSQNITLHNKNTSLYSVLQQVKKQSGYVFISNNFNLKKTVVNVNVDNATIEQALSACFDGLAVQYKIVDKTVVVVQALPDAARKATPVNITVQGSVVDERGAPLPGATISVKGSKSVTLTNDKGRFVISNVADDAIIVISFVGYASQEIPAKANLEAVRLVPISSDLEQIVVVGYGVQKKVVVSGAVSDVKGAELTKSSSVNLSNSLAGRLSGVVAIQPSGEPGGDGSSIRIRGINSLSGGNTDPLIVIDGVPGRAGGLDRINPNDIESVSVLKDASAAIYGSRAGNGVILVTTKQGKSGKPQLTYDFYYGLQRPTRTPKMANSSEYAEIMNELQVFNSGLNQQYWGAAWQALKATGSYTRPDGNGNINAPFSPLAVQKFADGSDPLRYPNTDWFSTVFKDWAPQQRHNLQFSGGSENTKYLVSLGYLNQDGFYKNSATKYKQYDMRINVESKITKYITTGISVIGREENPNYPTVSAGNIFRFMMRGRPTDVAIWPNGLPGPDIENGINPVVASTNLSGYDKTTRDYLQSTGKLEIRIPHVDGLKVTGTASLDKYWDRRTLWRTPYQLYAWDKVSLQNDGSPQLQRKDFYPDQFRTPNLSESSSNRLDVNLTGLINYDKNINGHSIALLAGVQRQTANSSGFNAFRSNFISSQIPVLSFGQESGQTIGVNNVFKSARLSYFGSASYNYKEKYIAQFLWRVDGSYIFPPTHRFGFFPGVSAAWRVSEENFFKKNISFVNNLKLRGSWGKMGAEAYYSGALKEYQYLTLLATSTNMFGDRPVTTVYEGSVPNYDFTWEVANNTDIGLDASFLNSRLNLTVDYFYNLRSDVLAPKIGSIPGSAGIPSYNFPPVNLGKLKNSGFDFSLTYNDKAGELNYSVGVNGGYAKNKILFFDETPGAPDWQRATGHPTDAWLLYQYDGVFKDQVAINANTLNYSGLGISNSSLRPGDMKFKDINNDGKINADDRVRMDKNGTPTFTGGVNIYLQYKGFDLSVLMQGALGGLQKIGLTESGSIGNYLNWSYQKRWSIDQPSDVYPRLSDSNSGATYFTTSASDNTYYVINANYIRIKNVELGYTLPKPWLQKVGINALRIYANGINLATFDKIKIWDPESTNSSGQYYPQAKIINMGVRLTL; this comes from the coding sequence TTGATCATAGCCCTTGTACAGGCAAGTGCCAAAGGATACAGTCAGAACATTACGCTACATAACAAAAACACAAGCTTATACAGCGTATTGCAGCAGGTAAAAAAGCAAAGCGGTTATGTTTTTATCAGTAATAACTTTAACCTGAAAAAAACTGTTGTTAACGTAAACGTTGACAATGCAACCATAGAGCAGGCCTTGTCTGCTTGCTTTGATGGTTTGGCGGTTCAATACAAAATTGTAGATAAAACGGTAGTTGTTGTACAAGCGCTGCCTGATGCAGCCCGAAAAGCAACTCCAGTAAACATTACTGTACAGGGTAGCGTAGTTGACGAAAGAGGTGCACCATTACCAGGCGCTACCATATCAGTAAAGGGAAGTAAATCAGTTACTTTAACTAATGATAAAGGTCGTTTTGTGATCAGTAACGTAGCTGATGATGCTATCATTGTTATATCTTTTGTTGGCTATGCATCACAGGAAATACCGGCAAAAGCAAATCTGGAAGCTGTAAGATTAGTGCCTATTTCGTCAGATTTGGAACAGATTGTAGTGGTGGGTTACGGCGTGCAGAAAAAAGTGGTTGTTTCTGGCGCTGTATCTGATGTAAAAGGGGCTGAACTTACTAAATCATCATCTGTAAATTTATCTAACTCTTTGGCCGGCCGCTTATCAGGTGTGGTAGCTATACAACCGAGCGGGGAGCCCGGAGGAGATGGGTCGAGTATTCGCATACGCGGTATAAACTCATTATCTGGCGGAAATACCGATCCGTTAATTGTAATTGACGGCGTGCCCGGAAGAGCAGGAGGACTTGATAGGATAAACCCAAACGATATTGAAAGCGTGTCTGTTTTAAAAGATGCATCTGCTGCAATTTACGGATCGCGCGCGGGTAACGGAGTTATTTTGGTAACTACCAAACAAGGAAAGTCAGGTAAGCCGCAATTAACTTATGATTTTTATTACGGTCTGCAGCGTCCTACACGTACGCCCAAGATGGCAAATTCTTCAGAGTATGCCGAGATTATGAACGAACTCCAGGTTTTCAACTCTGGCCTAAATCAACAATACTGGGGTGCGGCATGGCAGGCTTTAAAAGCTACCGGTTCCTATACCCGACCAGACGGTAACGGTAATATTAATGCTCCGTTTTCTCCGTTGGCCGTGCAAAAATTTGCTGATGGTTCTGATCCTTTGCGTTATCCTAATACAGATTGGTTTTCAACCGTGTTTAAAGACTGGGCACCTCAGCAAAGGCATAACCTGCAGTTTTCGGGTGGTAGCGAAAATACCAAGTATTTGGTGTCTTTGGGTTATCTAAATCAAGATGGGTTTTACAAAAATTCTGCTACAAAATACAAGCAGTACGATATGCGCATCAATGTAGAATCAAAGATAACTAAATACATTACCACCGGCATCAGCGTTATCGGGAGAGAAGAAAATCCTAATTACCCAACAGTGAGTGCCGGTAATATCTTCAGATTTATGATGCGTGGCAGACCAACCGATGTGGCTATTTGGCCTAATGGTTTGCCCGGACCAGATATTGAGAATGGAATTAATCCGGTAGTGGCATCAACTAACCTTTCCGGGTACGACAAAACCACCCGTGATTATTTACAATCTACAGGTAAATTAGAAATCAGGATACCTCACGTTGATGGGTTGAAGGTAACAGGTACTGCTTCTTTGGATAAATATTGGGACAGGCGCACCTTATGGCGCACACCTTACCAATTATACGCCTGGGATAAAGTGAGCTTGCAAAATGACGGAAGCCCGCAATTACAACGAAAAGATTTTTACCCGGATCAATTCCGTACTCCAAATCTGTCAGAAAGCAGTTCTAACAGGCTCGACGTAAATTTAACAGGGCTTATTAATTATGATAAAAACATAAACGGACACAGTATTGCATTGCTGGCAGGTGTGCAGCGTCAAACAGCTAATAGTAGCGGCTTTAACGCTTTCAGGAGTAATTTTATATCCTCACAAATTCCGGTATTATCTTTTGGTCAGGAGTCAGGGCAAACCATCGGCGTCAACAACGTTTTCAAAAGCGCCAGATTAAGTTATTTTGGTTCTGCCAGCTACAACTATAAAGAAAAGTACATAGCACAGTTTCTTTGGCGGGTAGACGGGTCTTACATATTTCCACCAACTCATCGTTTCGGATTCTTTCCGGGTGTTTCGGCTGCCTGGCGAGTATCAGAAGAGAACTTTTTTAAAAAGAATATATCGTTTGTTAACAACTTAAAATTAAGAGGATCCTGGGGCAAGATGGGCGCCGAGGCGTACTACAGCGGAGCGCTGAAAGAATACCAATATTTAACGCTTTTAGCTACCAGTACCAATATGTTTGGCGACCGGCCGGTAACAACAGTTTACGAAGGCTCCGTTCCGAATTATGATTTTACCTGGGAAGTTGCCAATAACACCGATATTGGTTTAGATGCCAGTTTCCTGAACAGCAGGCTTAATTTAACAGTTGATTATTTCTATAACCTCCGATCGGATGTATTAGCACCAAAAATTGGTTCTATCCCCGGGAGTGCTGGTATACCGAGTTATAACTTCCCTCCGGTAAACCTTGGTAAGCTTAAAAATTCGGGATTTGACTTTAGCTTAACTTATAATGATAAAGCCGGAGAATTAAACTACAGCGTGGGCGTAAACGGTGGCTATGCTAAAAACAAAATCTTGTTTTTTGATGAAACGCCTGGTGCACCAGATTGGCAACGCGCTACAGGTCATCCAACAGATGCCTGGTTACTGTATCAGTACGACGGAGTATTTAAAGATCAGGTAGCCATTAATGCTAATACACTTAATTACAGTGGTTTGGGCATATCAAACTCGAGCTTAAGGCCGGGTGATATGAAATTTAAAGACATTAATAACGATGGTAAAATTAACGCAGATGACAGGGTAAGGATGGATAAGAACGGCACGCCTACTTTTACAGGAGGTGTTAACATTTATCTGCAGTACAAGGGGTTTGACTTAAGTGTGCTGATGCAGGGGGCCCTTGGTGGGTTGCAGAAAATAGGCCTTACTGAATCGGGCAGCATCGGAAATTACCTGAACTGGTCATATCAAAAAAGATGGAGCATCGATCAGCCAAGCGATGTTTACCCGCGTTTGTCCGACTCCAACAGTGGTGCTACCTATTTTACTACTAGCGCATCTGATAATACCTATTATGTAATTAATGCCAACTATATCAGAATCAAGAACGTGGAGCTGGGTTATACCTTACCTAAGCCTTGGTTACAAAAAGTAGGCATTAACGCTTTAAGAATTTATGCAAATGGTATTAACCTGGCAACTTTTGACAAGATCAAAATATGGGATCCCGAATCAACCAATTCCAGCGGACAATACTATCCACAAGCTAAAATTATAAATATGGGCGTAAGGTTAACCTTATAA
- a CDS encoding FecR domain-containing protein encodes MPIEDEFYKRKLIERYLSGKATEHELEAFFGLLGTQNFDDLLAQYMDQDTAALQSEKYAQTRKLPVWRYIAAACALIVVSLGIFFLRSQIQPQQDKVVRKLKHDALPGRNQATLTLANGQKIVLTNGMSGKLAQQGNTSVQLQGDSISYLNGASSDHGGTTFNTLSTNCGEQSPYPLVLSDGSKIWLNAASSVTFPTSFTGKERKITVTGEAYIVVAHNPAHPFKVLAHDQVINDIGTEFNVNAYDDEASVSTTLTQGSIRIEKGRNFMNIKPGQQATTSAVDDKIMVRDCDVDAMVAWKSGLFHFEHLPLKAVMRQLSRWYDVKVIYEDDVPKTDITGEVYRNMNLAKVLEVLDNLKIAFRVEGKNIIVSNKASKHQPPTGKIQ; translated from the coding sequence ATGCCTATCGAAGACGAATTTTACAAAAGAAAACTTATTGAGCGATATCTGTCTGGAAAGGCTACGGAGCATGAGCTTGAGGCTTTCTTCGGGCTTCTTGGTACGCAAAATTTTGATGATCTATTAGCGCAGTATATGGATCAGGATACTGCTGCCCTGCAATCTGAAAAATATGCCCAAACACGAAAGCTCCCTGTCTGGCGATATATTGCAGCTGCCTGTGCTTTAATTGTTGTATCGTTAGGCATTTTCTTTTTAAGGTCGCAAATACAACCTCAGCAAGATAAAGTTGTCCGTAAATTAAAACACGATGCGTTGCCGGGTCGTAATCAGGCTACTTTAACGTTGGCTAACGGGCAAAAAATTGTACTCACCAATGGTATGAGCGGCAAACTTGCACAGCAAGGCAATACAAGTGTGCAATTACAGGGCGACAGTATCTCTTATCTTAATGGCGCTTCTTCAGATCACGGGGGAACCACTTTTAACACACTGTCTACAAACTGCGGAGAGCAGTCGCCTTACCCGTTAGTGCTGTCTGATGGATCGAAAATATGGTTAAATGCTGCTTCTTCAGTTACTTTTCCAACCAGTTTTACAGGCAAAGAACGAAAGATTACAGTTACCGGAGAAGCTTATATTGTTGTTGCCCATAACCCGGCTCATCCCTTTAAGGTGTTAGCACATGACCAGGTTATTAACGATATAGGAACCGAGTTTAACGTTAACGCTTATGATGATGAAGCGTCTGTAAGTACGACGTTGACCCAAGGCAGCATAAGAATTGAAAAGGGCAGGAATTTTATGAATATTAAGCCCGGCCAGCAAGCTACCACCAGTGCCGTTGACGATAAAATCATGGTTAGAGATTGCGACGTTGATGCTATGGTAGCTTGGAAAAGTGGTTTGTTCCATTTTGAGCATTTGCCTTTAAAAGCTGTAATGCGGCAATTGTCGAGATGGTATGATGTCAAAGTGATTTACGAAGATGATGTTCCTAAAACTGATATCACAGGTGAGGTTTACCGTAATATGAACCTGGCAAAAGTGCTTGAAGTTTTAGATAACTTGAAAATAGCCTTCAGAGTAGAAGGCAAGAACATCATCGTATCAAACAAAGCCTCCAAACACCAGCCCCCAACTGGTAAAATCCAATAA
- a CDS encoding RNA polymerase sigma-70 factor: MIGLAMRDYCLFTPQELLSLVKGGDKNAFTEIYNRYYDVIFRFLKKYLKSNELADDVCQNVFLKCWEQRHQAVTIEEPVAWLLTVAKRQAIDTLRRASVEQNALHMILSTYEVAHNQCENDQLSKDYLAFINQVVDDLPEQTRLIFKLCRQQNLTYDETADVLGISKHTVKKHMVRSMKILKNAADDELGLHLLMVITICLFNNH; this comes from the coding sequence TTGATTGGCTTAGCAATGAGGGACTATTGTTTATTTACTCCACAGGAATTGCTGTCTCTTGTAAAGGGAGGTGATAAAAATGCATTTACCGAAATTTATAATCGGTATTATGATGTGATTTTTAGATTCCTAAAAAAGTATTTAAAATCGAATGAATTAGCGGATGATGTATGCCAAAACGTTTTTCTGAAATGCTGGGAGCAACGTCATCAAGCTGTGACCATCGAAGAACCGGTAGCCTGGCTACTAACTGTAGCTAAACGACAAGCCATTGACACTTTAAGACGAGCATCAGTTGAGCAAAATGCGCTTCATATGATACTTTCAACTTATGAAGTTGCTCATAATCAATGCGAAAATGATCAGTTGAGCAAAGATTATTTAGCATTTATAAATCAGGTAGTTGATGATTTGCCCGAACAGACACGGCTGATTTTTAAGTTGTGCAGACAACAAAACCTTACTTATGACGAGACTGCGGATGTGCTCGGTATATCTAAACATACGGTTAAAAAGCACATGGTGCGTTCAATGAAAATCCTGAAAAACGCAGCCGATGACGAACTCGGACTGCACTTACTTATGGTCATAACTATATGTTTATTTAATAATCATTAA
- a CDS encoding TlpA disulfide reductase family protein codes for MNKLYKTTIFLFLMCFIIHAKAQTDKITTFTIDGKIKGIDSGIIYGLTPDQKIVDSAVIVKGKFILNGKFISPGRMLFKIKPGNWMFPAFVDVSHISFDIDTAGTMHQYSNGKDYPVITRVNEIGSPLADAYNTYAKETGQEEYLSLAGKLPSMNKDSAAYLTSKMAAIQKSFPEKAKSWIANYVRLNPMSIPGIFIFNEIFTQLPDKSTPYLSSMLSKFTGDAKASSYYQALYSRLPGKSVLIGKIAPDFTLLKRDSTKVTLSSTRGSIVLLDFWASWCVPCRANIPALKKVYAKYHGKGLELIGISDDRKWSNWTKALDEEKMPWTQVIDRFPAPNVPAIVGELYGTHTIPYYVLIDQTGKIIAASGDERFITNKLVELFR; via the coding sequence ATGAACAAATTGTACAAAACGACAATCTTCCTTTTCTTAATGTGTTTTATTATACATGCCAAAGCACAAACCGATAAAATAACGACATTCACGATTGATGGAAAAATTAAGGGAATAGATTCGGGCATAATATATGGGCTTACACCTGATCAAAAAATTGTAGATAGTGCTGTTATCGTTAAGGGAAAATTTATATTGAATGGGAAGTTTATTTCTCCGGGACGAATGTTATTCAAAATTAAACCTGGCAATTGGATGTTCCCGGCTTTTGTAGACGTTTCGCATATTTCTTTCGATATTGATACTGCCGGAACAATGCATCAATATTCCAATGGGAAGGATTATCCAGTAATAACACGGGTTAATGAGATCGGCTCGCCTTTAGCCGATGCTTATAATACGTATGCAAAAGAAACAGGACAGGAAGAATATCTTTCTCTTGCTGGTAAATTACCTTCTATGAATAAGGACTCTGCAGCCTACCTTACCTCCAAAATGGCAGCCATTCAAAAGTCATTCCCGGAAAAAGCAAAAAGCTGGATTGCCAATTATGTTCGCCTGAATCCAATGTCTATTCCAGGTATTTTTATTTTCAATGAAATTTTTACCCAATTGCCAGATAAGTCAACTCCTTATTTGAGTTCGATGCTCTCAAAATTTACAGGGGACGCTAAGGCATCCTCATATTATCAAGCGCTCTATAGCCGGTTGCCAGGAAAAAGTGTTTTGATAGGTAAGATTGCGCCGGACTTTACATTATTAAAAAGAGATAGCACTAAGGTTACTCTTTCGTCAACAAGGGGGTCTATAGTTTTGCTGGATTTCTGGGCGAGCTGGTGCGTGCCATGCCGGGCAAACATTCCGGCTTTGAAAAAAGTGTACGCAAAATATCATGGCAAGGGCTTGGAATTGATTGGTATATCTGACGATCGCAAATGGAGCAACTGGACAAAAGCACTGGATGAAGAGAAAATGCCTTGGACACAAGTTATAGATAGGTTTCCCGCCCCCAATGTACCTGCTATTGTCGGCGAGTTGTATGGTACACACACCATTCCCTACTATGTTTTGATAGATCAAACGGGAAAAATTATCGCCGCCTCCGGCGATGAAAGATTTATTACGAATAAACTTGTAGAATTATTTCGATAA
- a CDS encoding PfkB family carbohydrate kinase: MSLLVIGTVAFDAIETPFGKTDKIVGGAATYASLAASYFYNDVKIVAVVGDDFPQSEITDFNNHHIDTEGLQIKQGEKSFFWSGRYHNDMNSRDTLATELNVLADFDPIIPEAYQDCEYLMLGNLTPQVQQTVINRLKNRPKLIVMDTMNFWMDIALDDLLETIKMVDVLTINDAEARQLSGEYSLVKAAHKILTMGPKYLIIKKGEHGALLFHEDKVFSAPALPLAEVFDPTGAGDTFAGGFIGYLAKVGTINFNNMKNAIIFGSALASFCVEKFGTEKIKNLSAEEVSARVQEFINLAQFEIQL, encoded by the coding sequence ATGAGTTTATTAGTCATTGGTACTGTGGCATTTGACGCTATTGAAACCCCCTTTGGAAAAACAGATAAAATTGTTGGCGGCGCTGCAACCTATGCAAGTTTGGCGGCTTCGTACTTTTATAACGATGTAAAAATTGTAGCCGTAGTGGGCGATGACTTTCCGCAAAGCGAAATTACCGACTTTAACAATCACCACATAGATACCGAAGGTTTACAAATAAAACAGGGCGAAAAGTCGTTTTTTTGGAGTGGCCGCTACCACAACGATATGAACAGCCGCGATACGCTGGCTACGGAACTGAACGTACTGGCCGATTTTGACCCAATCATCCCAGAGGCTTACCAAGACTGTGAATACTTAATGCTGGGCAACCTTACACCACAAGTGCAGCAAACGGTAATTAACAGGTTAAAAAATCGCCCTAAGCTTATTGTGATGGACACCATGAATTTTTGGATGGACATTGCCTTGGATGATTTGCTGGAAACTATTAAAATGGTGGACGTACTTACGATTAACGATGCTGAGGCGCGACAGTTAAGCGGAGAGTACTCATTGGTTAAAGCCGCCCACAAAATATTAACCATGGGGCCCAAATACCTCATTATTAAAAAAGGCGAGCATGGTGCACTGCTGTTTCATGAGGATAAAGTTTTTTCGGCACCGGCCCTGCCTTTAGCCGAGGTTTTTGACCCTACAGGTGCAGGCGATACTTTTGCCGGTGGTTTTATCGGTTATCTGGCTAAAGTTGGCACTATCAATTTCAACAACATGAAAAATGCGATCATTTTTGGCTCTGCACTGGCTTCGTTCTGTGTAGAAAAATTTGGCACCGAGAAAATTAAAAATTTGTCTGCCGAAGAAGTAAGCGCCCGCGTGCAGGAGTTTATCAACCTGGCGCAATTTGAAATACAGTTGTAA
- a CDS encoding phosphatidylinositol-specific phospholipase C/glycerophosphodiester phosphodiesterase family protein, whose product MSITAFAKAQYSVSACAFAHNDYWHKRPLYDALNNGYTHVEADVYLRHDKLIVAHLLPSLKKHNTLERLYLDPLMNCIKGADSTTRRPAYPLTLMIDIKSNGERTYEVLNQLLQKYRSVLSGVEDGHFIQREITIVLSGHKPVKTLKAQSSRWAFIDEDLKTVARDTTAQNIYQTASCKYSSLIQWRGKGDLPFYEKQRLCRFVNIAHKFGKKVRLWKSPDNPVVWNALLQCGVDLINTDKLVKLRQFLTGHTIVAVGAKHLVAGDNF is encoded by the coding sequence TTGAGTATTACCGCTTTTGCTAAGGCGCAATACTCTGTATCTGCCTGCGCTTTTGCCCATAATGATTACTGGCACAAACGCCCGCTGTATGATGCCTTGAATAACGGTTACACCCATGTTGAGGCCGACGTTTACCTGCGGCACGACAAGTTAATTGTAGCACACCTGCTGCCGTCACTCAAAAAGCATAATACCTTAGAGCGCCTTTACCTCGACCCGTTGATGAATTGTATTAAAGGGGCAGACTCAACTACCCGCCGCCCGGCCTACCCACTCACCTTAATGATCGATATTAAGTCAAACGGAGAGCGCACTTACGAAGTGCTAAATCAACTATTGCAAAAGTACCGTTCGGTATTGTCTGGCGTTGAGGACGGGCATTTTATTCAACGGGAAATTACCATTGTGCTGTCGGGCCATAAACCGGTAAAAACGCTTAAGGCACAAAGCTCACGTTGGGCTTTTATTGATGAAGATTTAAAAACCGTTGCCCGCGATACGACGGCCCAAAACATTTATCAAACTGCCAGTTGTAAGTATTCTTCGCTGATTCAATGGCGAGGTAAAGGCGATTTGCCATTTTATGAAAAGCAACGCCTATGCAGATTTGTTAACATTGCCCATAAATTCGGAAAAAAAGTACGTCTCTGGAAATCGCCCGATAATCCGGTTGTATGGAACGCGCTTTTGCAATGTGGTGTTGATTTAATTAATACCGATAAACTGGTTAAGCTAAGGCAATTTTTAACAGGCCACACTATTGTAGCTGTAGGTGCCAAGCACTTGGTGGCTGGTGATAATTTCTGA
- a CDS encoding Lrp/AsnC ligand binding domain-containing protein, with translation MPHRKAQNLEIDNLDIQILSILMKNATTPYTEIAKDLIVSGGTIHVRMKKLEEMGVIKGASLEVNPQKLGFDVTAFLGIYLEKGSQYQEAVKALKEIPEIVELHYTTGEWSIFAKIVCHDTNHLREVLNENIQGVPGIQRTETFISLEEPIKRQITLD, from the coding sequence ATGCCGCATAGAAAAGCTCAAAATTTAGAAATTGATAATTTGGATATCCAAATTCTGTCTATTTTGATGAAAAATGCTACCACACCTTATACCGAGATAGCCAAAGACCTTATTGTATCTGGTGGTACGATACATGTAAGAATGAAGAAACTGGAAGAAATGGGAGTAATTAAAGGCGCAAGCCTGGAAGTTAACCCACAGAAGCTGGGCTTTGATGTTACGGCCTTTTTAGGTATTTATTTAGAGAAAGGTTCACAATACCAGGAAGCTGTTAAAGCGCTTAAAGAAATTCCGGAAATTGTTGAGCTGCATTATACTACCGGCGAGTGGAGCATTTTTGCCAAAATTGTTTGTCATGATACCAATCACCTGCGCGAGGTTTTGAATGAAAACATCCAGGGCGTACCGGGCATACAACGTACAGAAACCTTTATTTCGCTGGAAGAGCCGATTAAACGTCAAATCACTTTAGATTAA
- a CDS encoding Tex family protein, producing the protein MIDHYIKIAQELAVASKQVTATVNLLDEGATVPFISRYRKELTGSLDEVQVTTIRDRIQQLRELDKRRDAILKSLTDMGKLTPELQKQIEEAETMVLLEDIYLPYRPKRKTRATAAREKGLQPLAEAVLAQGKLDLSAEAEKYVDGEKGVNSLEEALAGARDIIAETISENAEVRTQLREMFVEKGTFQSKVVPGKEEAGIKYKDYFDWTEPVKAAPSHRILAMRRAEKEEILYLDIMPPEDDAIALLDRTFVKANNAASDQVRLAIADGYKRLLKPSMETEARLLTKKKADEEAIRVFAENARQLLLAAPLGQKRVMAIDPGFRTGCKLVCLDEQGKLLEYTAIFPHTGAGQVREAEKTVKYLFETYKIEAIAIGNGTAGRETETFVRNLQLPAALIVMVNESGASIYSASEAAREEFPDKDVTVRGAVSIGRRLMDPLAELVKIDPKSIGVGQYQHDVDQNKLQTSLDDTVISCVNAVGVELNTASKQILSYVSGLGPQLAQNIVDYRNQHGAFKHRAQLKKVPRLGEKAFEQAAGFLRIQGSDNPLEASGVHPERYSLVEQIAKDNNATIRDLMTNEKLRKSIPLQKYTSDKVGLPTLNDIMTELAKPGRDPREKFEAFSFTEGVNAIGDLKVGMKLPGIVTNITAFGAFVDIGVHQDGLVHLSQIANRYIKDPNEVLKVHQQVEVTVTEVDANRKRISLSMKTEENKNNGPARKPAFAGQASQPSRGKKEPEGDMQSKLAALKARFK; encoded by the coding sequence ATGATTGATCATTACATTAAAATAGCGCAGGAACTTGCGGTAGCTTCTAAACAAGTTACAGCCACCGTAAACCTGCTGGATGAAGGTGCCACCGTGCCATTTATTTCGCGCTACCGTAAAGAGCTTACCGGGAGTTTGGACGAGGTGCAGGTAACCACCATACGCGACCGCATACAACAACTACGTGAGCTGGATAAACGCCGGGACGCCATCCTGAAATCGCTGACTGATATGGGCAAGTTAACGCCCGAACTGCAAAAGCAGATTGAAGAGGCTGAAACCATGGTATTGCTCGAGGATATTTATTTACCTTACCGCCCTAAACGTAAAACCCGTGCTACCGCCGCACGCGAAAAAGGTTTGCAGCCTTTGGCTGAGGCCGTGTTGGCCCAAGGAAAATTGGATTTATCTGCAGAAGCAGAAAAGTATGTAGACGGTGAGAAAGGCGTAAATAGCCTGGAAGAAGCCCTAGCCGGTGCACGGGATATTATTGCTGAAACCATTAGCGAGAATGCCGAGGTGAGGACCCAACTGCGCGAGATGTTTGTAGAGAAGGGAACCTTTCAGAGTAAAGTGGTACCCGGTAAAGAAGAAGCCGGCATCAAATATAAAGACTACTTTGATTGGACCGAGCCGGTTAAAGCGGCACCATCGCACCGTATACTGGCCATGCGCCGTGCCGAAAAAGAAGAAATTTTATACCTTGATATTATGCCGCCGGAGGATGATGCCATTGCATTATTAGACCGCACGTTTGTAAAAGCTAACAACGCCGCATCAGACCAGGTGCGTTTGGCCATTGCCGACGGCTATAAGCGGCTGCTGAAACCATCGATGGAAACGGAAGCCCGTTTGCTGACTAAGAAAAAAGCCGACGAAGAAGCTATACGCGTATTTGCCGAAAATGCCCGTCAGTTATTGTTGGCTGCACCACTGGGGCAAAAACGGGTAATGGCTATTGACCCCGGTTTTCGTACAGGTTGTAAATTAGTTTGCCTGGACGAGCAGGGAAAGCTTTTAGAATATACTGCCATATTTCCGCATACCGGCGCCGGGCAAGTCCGCGAAGCGGAAAAGACTGTCAAATATCTGTTTGAAACTTATAAGATAGAAGCCATTGCCATTGGTAACGGCACGGCTGGTCGCGAAACCGAAACGTTTGTACGTAACCTGCAACTGCCAGCCGCGTTAATTGTAATGGTGAACGAAAGCGGCGCTTCCATTTATTCTGCATCAGAAGCAGCTCGGGAAGAGTTTCCGGATAAAGATGTTACCGTGCGTGGAGCGGTATCTATCGGTCGCCGTTTGATGGACCCGCTGGCCGAGCTGGTGAAAATCGATCCTAAATCAATCGGTGTGGGGCAGTACCAGCACGATGTTGACCAAAATAAATTACAAACTTCGCTGGATGATACCGTGATCAGTTGTGTAAACGCAGTAGGGGTGGAGCTTAATACGGCTTCTAAGCAGATACTATCGTACGTGTCGGGGTTAGGTCCGCAACTGGCACAAAACATTGTAGATTACCGTAACCAGCATGGCGCGTTCAAGCACCGCGCGCAACTTAAAAAAGTTCCGCGTTTGGGTGAAAAGGCATTTGAGCAGGCAGCAGGATTTTTACGCATCCAGGGCTCTGACAACCCGTTAGAGGCCAGTGGCGTGCACCCGGAAAGATATAGCCTGGTAGAGCAGATTGCGAAAGATAACAACGCCACCATTCGCGATTTAATGACGAATGAAAAGTTGCGCAAAAGTATCCCGCTGCAAAAATATACTTCTGACAAAGTAGGTTTACCTACCCTGAATGATATCATGACCGAACTGGCCAAACCCGGCCGCGATCCGCGCGAAAAGTTTGAAGCGTTTAGCTTTACCGAAGGGGTAAACGCGATTGGTGATTTAAAAGTAGGCATGAAATTGCCTGGTATTGTAACCAATATTACCGCATTCGGTGCCTTTGTAGATATTGGTGTACATCAGGATGGTTTGGTTCATTTGAGCCAGATAGCAAACAGATACATTAAAGACCCTAACGAAGTGCTTAAAGTGCATCAGCAGGTAGAAGTTACCGTTACCGAGGTTGATGCTAACCGTAAGCGAATTTCTTTAAGCATGAAAACCGAGGAGAATAAAAACAACGGTCCGGCTCGCAAGCCTGCTTTTGCTGGTCAGGCCAGTCAGCCCAGCCGTGGCAAAAAAGAGCCGGAAGGCGATATGCAGAGCAAACTGGCCGCCTTAAAGGCCCGGTTTAAATAA